The following are encoded together in the Salvia hispanica cultivar TCC Black 2014 chromosome 6, UniMelb_Shisp_WGS_1.0, whole genome shotgun sequence genome:
- the LOC125191647 gene encoding alpha-1,3-arabinosyltransferase XAT3-like, with translation MSYHNYHIKLVIILTRMTEYGDHSRMKNYSNDRSDMYEFTGDVRLQGSRTTIFIGSPIDNNIPHEIKPYARKYDRSSLVAISSIQIKAAPPEKLPVCRKTLDVPGILFSTGGYTHNYFHSITDVMVPLFATSQRFNRNVIFLVTNHNASRFTTEHRKTLESLSRHEVVDIDIENRTLCFTNMIVGLKAHPFDLSIDPSPFSSLSTRNLTRLLRSIYSLKRDSVGDHNRPRLLVVSRKRKRRLANEVQLVELARELGFDYVLQDLGDHLESAAKIVNSIDVLVGVHGAGLTNMVFLPENAIVIQIIPLGMTDNARGMFGANPEEMKLKYLDYIITPNESSLLGKFPNNSLIYTNSTQYCENIGPQDCYNIFYQLQDVKLDLARFKDTLLKALDIMAA, from the exons ATGAGTTATCACAATTATCACATTAAGCTAGTTATCATTCTAACACGGATGACAGAATACGGAGACCATAGCAGAATGAAGAACTACTCCAACGATAGATCCGACATGTATGAATTCACGGGCGACGTACGGCTGCAGGGAAGTCGAACCACCATTTTCATAGGATCACCGATCGACAACAACATTCCCCACGAAATAAAACCATACGCGAGGAAATACGACCGCTCGAGCTTGGTAGCCATCTCTTCTATCCAAATAAAGGCAGCACCCCCCGAAAAACTCCCGGTTTGTAGGAAAACCCTGGACGTCCCGGGCATCCTCTTCTCCACAGGAGGATACACGCATAACTACTTCCACAGCATCACCGATGTGATGGTCCCGCTCTTCGCCACCTCCCAACGCTTCAACCGCAACGTCATCTTCCTCGTCACCAACCACAATGCTTCTCGCTTCACCACCGAGCACAGAAAAACCCTAGAGAGTCTATCCAGACACGAGGTGGTTGATATCGATATAGAGAATCGAACTCTTTGCTTCACAAATATGATTGTGGGACTCAAAGCTCACCCATTCGATCTATCCATTGATCCATCCCCGTTTTCGAGCCTCTCCACTCGAAACCTCACAAGGCTTCTACGCAGCATATACTCCTTGAAGAGAGACTCGGTGGGCGATCACAATCGGCCTCGGTTGCTCGTCgtttcaagaaaaagaaaacgtaGGTTGGCCAATGAGGTCCAGCTGGTTGAGCTCGCACGGGAGCTGGGATTCGACTATGTCTTACAGGATTTGGGAGACCATCTCGAGTCCGCCGCCAAAATCGTCAACTCCATCGACGTCCTGGTGGGAGTCCACGGAGCTGGTCTCACAAACATGGTTTTTCTGCCTGAAAATGCCA TTGTGATCCAAATTATACCGTTAGGGATGACAGATAACGCGAGGGGAATGTTTGGGGCGAATCCGGAGGAGATGAAGTTGAAGTATTTGGATTATATAATCACCCCGAATGAGAGCTCCCTTTTAGGGAAATTTCCCAACAACAGTCTAATATACACAAACTCTACACAATATTGTGAGAATATAGGACCTCAAGATTGTTACAATATCTTTTATCAACTACAGGATGTCAAACTTGATTTAGCTAGATTTAAGGATACACTATTGAAAGCCTTGGACATCATGGCTGcttaa